The following proteins come from a genomic window of Bacteroidota bacterium:
- a CDS encoding ABC transporter permease translates to MLFFNILKESFLFAYSSVMANKLRTLLTLLGITIGIFALISVFTVLDSMENNIRTSISGLGNDIVYIQKWPWSFSHDYPWWKYMKRPIPKLSDYKEIQRRSLFAQSFCFSAATSTLVKYGKNTADNIVVWGNSHEFQNIRSFEIEKGRYFSPFESENGRPCAIIGNDLAANLFKNENPLGKELKIMGRKVTILGIAKKEGEFAPGGTSLDNTVLLPINYMRNLYDIRNEDLQPFIMVKAKAGVSTPQLIDELTGIMRSIHRLRPGQDDDFALNQASIISQGINSIFLVIDIAGGIIGGFSILVGGFGIANIMFVSVRERINIIGIQKALGAKKLFILMQFLYEAAILALAGGIIGLFFVFLGALALTKGADFHVTLSLLNIIKGLAISLVIGIVSGFAPAYSAAQLNPVEAINTNI, encoded by the coding sequence ATGCTGTTTTTTAATATACTAAAAGAAAGTTTTTTATTTGCCTATAGTTCGGTAATGGCCAATAAACTACGTACCTTACTTACTCTTTTGGGCATTACCATTGGGATATTTGCCCTGATATCGGTATTTACCGTACTTGATTCCATGGAAAATAATATCCGTACAAGCATTTCGGGTTTGGGAAATGACATTGTCTATATTCAAAAATGGCCCTGGTCATTTAGTCACGATTATCCCTGGTGGAAATATATGAAACGGCCAATCCCAAAATTATCCGATTATAAGGAAATTCAACGCCGTTCTTTATTTGCCCAATCATTTTGTTTTTCGGCAGCCACTTCAACCCTGGTAAAATACGGGAAAAATACAGCCGACAATATTGTTGTCTGGGGAAACTCGCACGAATTTCAGAACATCAGATCTTTTGAAATAGAAAAAGGGAGATATTTTTCGCCTTTCGAATCAGAAAATGGAAGACCCTGTGCTATCATAGGCAATGACCTGGCTGCTAATCTGTTCAAGAATGAAAACCCTTTGGGCAAAGAGTTAAAAATTATGGGCAGGAAAGTCACTATTCTAGGAATAGCAAAAAAAGAAGGTGAATTTGCCCCTGGTGGAACCAGCCTGGATAATACGGTACTGCTCCCCATCAATTATATGCGCAATTTATATGATATACGAAATGAAGACCTGCAGCCCTTTATTATGGTAAAAGCAAAAGCCGGGGTCAGCACTCCTCAGCTTATTGACGAACTGACGGGAATCATGCGGTCCATTCACAGGTTAAGGCCCGGTCAGGACGATGACTTTGCCTTAAACCAGGCAAGCATTATCAGCCAGGGGATTAATTCCATTTTTTTGGTGATTGATATAGCAGGGGGGATTATTGGCGGATTCTCCATTTTAGTGGGAGGATTTGGCATAGCCAATATCATGTTTGTTTCGGTGAGGGAACGAATCAATATCATTGGAATTCAAAAGGCCCTGGGTGCCAAAAAACTGTTTATCCTGATGCAGTTTCTTTATGAAGCAGCCATACTGGCTCTGGCCGGTGGCATAATTGGATTGTTTTTTGTATTTCTTGGAGCCTTAGCCTTAACAAAGGGGGCTGATTTTCATGTTACACTTTCCTTGCTGAATATCATCAAAGGCCTGGCCATTTCGCTTGTAATCGGCATAGTCTCAGGTTTTGCGCCGGCTTATTCGGCTGCACAGCTTAATCCAGTGGAAGCCATCAATACAAACATCTAA
- the purH gene encoding bifunctional phosphoribosylaminoimidazolecarboxamide formyltransferase/IMP cyclohydrolase: MSNLKKINTALISVYHKDKLDAVVKKLHELGIKIYSTGGTQEFIEKLGIEVTPVEELTSYPAILGGRVKTLHPKIFGGILARRDNASDKNQLKQFLIPEIDLVIVDLYPFEDTVASGAEEQEIIEKIDIGGISLIRAAAKNFKDVTIISSRNQYEELLQILNEGNGEVSLEERKKLACDAFDNTSNYDTAIFNYFNGDINKAVFKQSITKRKELRYGENPHQQGVFFGDFDSLFDQLHGKEISYNNLQDIDAAVNLISDFDETTFAILKHNNACGLASREKLIDAWKDALAGDPVSAFGGVFITNVKIDKETAGEINKLFFEVIIAPDYEKEALEILKEKKNRIILVEKDTNFPKKQFKSLLNGVIAQDRDLNVEHEADMETVTSKHASKQEIVDMEFANKIVKHTKSNAIVLAKNKQLISSGVGQTSRVDALKQAITKAEAFHFSLQGAVMASDAYFPFGDCVQIAHQAGITAVIEPGGSIRDKESIDFCEKNDMALVFTHIRHFKH; this comes from the coding sequence ATGAGTAATTTGAAAAAGATAAACACAGCTCTTATTTCGGTGTATCACAAGGATAAACTCGATGCAGTAGTTAAAAAACTTCATGAGTTGGGAATAAAAATATATTCCACCGGTGGCACACAGGAATTTATTGAGAAATTAGGGATAGAAGTTACACCGGTTGAAGAATTGACTTCTTATCCTGCAATTTTAGGTGGGAGAGTGAAGACCCTGCACCCCAAAATTTTTGGAGGTATTCTTGCACGCAGGGACAATGCTTCTGATAAAAATCAACTCAAACAATTTTTAATTCCTGAAATTGACCTGGTTATTGTTGACCTTTATCCTTTTGAAGATACAGTTGCTTCGGGAGCAGAAGAACAGGAAATCATCGAGAAAATTGATATAGGCGGAATTTCTTTGATCCGTGCAGCAGCTAAAAATTTTAAGGATGTAACCATTATTTCTTCAAGAAATCAATATGAAGAGTTGCTTCAAATACTCAACGAAGGAAATGGTGAAGTTTCCCTTGAAGAAAGGAAGAAGTTGGCTTGTGATGCTTTTGACAACACCTCTAATTATGATACTGCAATTTTTAATTATTTTAACGGGGATATAAATAAGGCTGTCTTTAAACAGAGCATTACCAAGCGTAAAGAATTGCGTTATGGCGAAAATCCTCATCAGCAGGGTGTGTTTTTTGGTGATTTTGATTCCCTTTTTGATCAATTACACGGCAAGGAGATATCTTACAACAATTTGCAGGATATTGATGCTGCGGTGAATTTAATTTCAGATTTTGACGAAACCACCTTTGCCATTTTAAAACACAACAATGCTTGTGGATTAGCTTCACGCGAAAAATTGATTGATGCCTGGAAAGATGCTTTGGCCGGTGACCCGGTTTCGGCTTTTGGTGGAGTTTTTATTACTAACGTAAAAATTGACAAGGAAACTGCCGGAGAGATCAATAAGCTGTTCTTTGAAGTAATAATTGCTCCGGATTATGAAAAGGAAGCCTTGGAAATCCTGAAAGAGAAGAAAAACCGTATCATTTTGGTTGAAAAAGATACAAACTTCCCCAAAAAGCAATTCAAATCTTTGCTGAATGGCGTAATTGCACAGGACAGGGACTTGAATGTCGAGCATGAAGCCGATATGGAAACGGTTACTTCGAAACATGCTTCAAAACAGGAAATCGTGGATATGGAGTTTGCCAATAAGATTGTAAAACATACTAAGTCAAATGCCATAGTTTTGGCTAAAAACAAACAACTTATTTCCAGTGGTGTAGGCCAAACTTCCAGGGTCGATGCTTTAAAGCAGGCTATAACAAAGGCTGAAGCCTTTCATTTCTCCCTTCAAGGAGCAGTAATGGCATCTGATGCTTATTTCCCTTTTGGCGATTGTGTTCAAATCGCTCATCAGGCAGGAATAACCGCTGTGATAGAACCCGGAGGTTCTATTCGGGATAAGGAGTCTATTGATTTTTGTGAAAAAAATGATATGGCTTTGGTATTTACTCATATCCGACACTTTAAACATTAA
- the rsmA gene encoding 16S rRNA (adenine(1518)-N(6)/adenine(1519)-N(6))-dimethyltransferase RsmA produces MPYVKPKKSLGQHFLKDKNIAQKIVESLRAEGMKKVLEIGPGMGVLTQFLLERKEFETYLIEIDRESVVYLEEAFPALGEKLIYQDFLKFDFPEYFTEPLGIIGNFPYNISSQIFFRIIENKNLVKEVVCMIQKEVAERISSGEGNKQYGILSVLLQAFYDIDYLFTVGEQVFSPPPKVKSAVIRLVRNQVKKLPCDEALFLRVVKTGFNQRRKTLRNSLRSIIDDPLFEPEILKKRPEQLSVAQFIYLTSAIENQLSA; encoded by the coding sequence ATGCCTTATGTAAAACCCAAGAAGAGTCTTGGCCAGCATTTCCTGAAAGATAAAAATATTGCCCAAAAGATAGTGGAGAGTTTACGGGCTGAAGGGATGAAAAAGGTACTGGAAATCGGGCCGGGCATGGGAGTATTGACTCAATTCCTACTGGAACGCAAGGAATTTGAAACCTACCTGATTGAAATCGATCGTGAATCGGTGGTATATTTGGAAGAAGCATTTCCTGCCTTGGGCGAAAAGTTGATTTATCAGGACTTTTTAAAATTCGATTTTCCTGAATATTTTACAGAACCGCTTGGAATAATCGGGAATTTCCCGTACAACATTTCCAGCCAGATTTTTTTCAGGATTATAGAAAATAAAAACCTTGTAAAGGAAGTAGTCTGCATGATACAAAAGGAAGTTGCAGAGCGGATATCATCCGGCGAAGGGAACAAGCAATATGGAATCCTGAGTGTGCTGCTACAGGCCTTTTACGATATAGACTATTTGTTTACGGTAGGGGAGCAGGTTTTCAGCCCTCCACCAAAGGTAAAATCGGCTGTGATAAGGCTTGTGCGCAACCAGGTAAAGAAGCTTCCCTGTGATGAAGCTTTATTCCTAAGGGTAGTAAAGACCGGCTTCAACCAGAGAAGAAAAACATTGCGCAATTCCTTGCGGAGCATTATTGACGATCCCTTGTTTGAGCCGGAAATATTGAAGAAAAGGCCAGAACAGTTATCCGTAGCACAGTTTATATACCTGACTTCTGCAATTGAAAATCAGCTTTCTGCCTGA
- the mreC gene encoding rod shape-determining protein MreC, which produces MKNLLRFILKYHFIILFLIIESFSISLLVNQNDFQKASVVNVLKGIAGYFYQKEAGIEEYFSLRKANLELTKENARLMNSLKSSYIRDNYDIFSVHDTVFHQKYQYISAKVVNNSVNKQFNYITIDKGLKQDVGQEMGVICSSGVVGVVDAVSKNFSVVVSVLNRDLKVSAQIKKNGYFGSLSWSGEDFEHAFLNDIPQHVKIRAGDTIVTSGYSTIFPQGIIIGTISNYNKAGGTFYNIKVKLAVDFKNLNHVILVRNLMKQEQQNIEKQVTQHD; this is translated from the coding sequence ATGAAGAATTTATTAAGGTTTATTTTAAAATATCATTTTATTATTCTGTTTCTGATTATTGAATCGTTTTCCATTTCCTTACTGGTGAATCAAAACGATTTTCAAAAGGCAAGTGTGGTTAATGTCCTAAAAGGAATAGCAGGTTATTTTTATCAGAAAGAAGCAGGCATTGAAGAATATTTTTCTTTACGCAAGGCTAACCTGGAACTGACAAAAGAAAATGCACGGCTGATGAATAGTCTGAAAAGTTCTTATATTAGGGATAATTATGATATTTTTAGTGTTCATGATACGGTTTTTCATCAGAAATACCAGTACATTTCTGCCAAAGTAGTAAATAATTCCGTTAATAAGCAGTTTAATTATATCACAATTGACAAGGGATTGAAACAGGATGTAGGCCAGGAGATGGGGGTTATCTGTTCTAGTGGTGTGGTTGGTGTGGTTGATGCAGTTTCAAAGAATTTTTCTGTAGTGGTTTCTGTACTTAATCGTGATTTAAAGGTCAGTGCACAAATTAAGAAAAATGGATATTTCGGTTCCCTTAGCTGGAGTGGCGAAGATTTTGAACATGCCTTTTTAAATGATATTCCCCAGCATGTAAAAATCAGGGCAGGCGATACCATTGTTACCAGCGGATACTCAACTATTTTCCCCCAAGGTATCATAATTGGTACAATATCTAATTACAACAAAGCTGGAGGTACTTTTTATAATATTAAGGTTAAATTAGCTGTTGATTTTAAAAATTTGAATCATGTTATTCTTGTTAGAAATTTAATGAAACAGGAACAACAAAATATTGAAAAACAGGTTACACAGCATGATTAA
- the gltX gene encoding glutamate--tRNA ligase: GDFLLRIEDTDQHRYVPGAEDYIIESLKWCGIKVDEGVTVGGEHAPYRQSERKPIYKKYAEELVAKGFAYYAFDTAEELEALRKELEAAKAKNTSYSAQVRMKMKNSLTLSKEDVEKKLAGNEPYVIRFKMPENEELKVHDIIREWVTVNTSTLDDKVLFKSDGMPTYHLANVVDDYLMKISHVIRGEEWLPSLPLHVMLYRAFGWEKDMPEFAHLPLLLKPDGKGKLSKRDGDRLGFPVFPLQWVDPKSGEISSGYRESGYFPQAFVNMLALLGWNPGTEQEVFSMKELEDIFSIEKVHKAGSRFDLEKAKWFNQQYLRMQDDEELARLFVPVLEEKGIQSPFDYVMKVCHVIKERVNFVKELWDNGYFFFQVPQNYDPATIKKRWKADSPSDLTELGKRLSTIADFNHEEIEKTVHLFLEEKQLGMGVVMNALRLALVGKGIGPDMVTMMVLLGKEEVLARIETAVSLIK, from the coding sequence CGGTGATTTTTTATTAAGGATAGAAGATACCGATCAACATAGGTATGTTCCCGGTGCCGAAGATTATATTATCGAATCATTAAAATGGTGCGGAATAAAGGTTGATGAAGGCGTTACTGTCGGCGGGGAACATGCTCCTTATCGCCAGTCGGAGAGGAAGCCAATTTATAAAAAATATGCAGAAGAACTTGTGGCTAAAGGCTTTGCTTATTATGCCTTTGATACTGCTGAAGAACTGGAAGCTTTGCGCAAAGAGCTGGAGGCTGCGAAGGCCAAAAATACAAGTTATTCGGCCCAGGTGAGGATGAAGATGAAAAACTCACTTACCCTTTCTAAAGAAGATGTAGAAAAAAAACTGGCCGGTAATGAACCTTACGTAATCCGTTTTAAAATGCCGGAAAACGAGGAATTGAAAGTACACGACATTATCCGTGAGTGGGTTACCGTAAATACTTCAACCCTTGACGACAAGGTCCTTTTTAAGTCGGACGGGATGCCTACCTACCATCTGGCCAATGTCGTAGACGATTATTTGATGAAGATTTCCCATGTTATCAGGGGAGAGGAATGGTTACCTTCATTGCCCCTGCACGTGATGCTTTATCGTGCTTTTGGTTGGGAGAAAGATATGCCTGAATTTGCGCATTTGCCCTTACTTCTCAAACCCGACGGTAAAGGAAAATTGAGCAAACGCGATGGCGACCGTCTTGGTTTTCCCGTTTTTCCTTTACAGTGGGTTGATCCAAAATCTGGTGAAATTTCATCCGGCTATCGGGAATCGGGCTATTTCCCTCAGGCCTTTGTCAATATGCTGGCTTTGCTGGGATGGAACCCCGGTACCGAACAGGAAGTATTTTCCATGAAAGAACTGGAAGATATCTTCTCCATCGAAAAGGTACATAAAGCAGGTTCGCGGTTTGACCTGGAGAAGGCCAAATGGTTTAACCAGCAATATCTGCGCATGCAGGATGATGAAGAACTGGCAAGACTTTTCGTTCCGGTTTTAGAGGAGAAAGGGATTCAAAGTCCTTTTGATTACGTGATGAAAGTTTGTCATGTCATCAAAGAAAGGGTAAATTTTGTAAAAGAGCTTTGGGATAATGGTTATTTTTTCTTTCAGGTGCCTCAAAATTATGATCCGGCAACCATTAAAAAAAGATGGAAAGCTGATTCTCCCTCTGATTTAACGGAACTTGGCAAACGTTTATCCACAATTGCTGATTTCAATCATGAAGAAATCGAAAAAACGGTTCATTTATTCCTTGAAGAAAAGCAACTGGGCATGGGCGTTGTCATGAATGCCCTGAGGCTGGCCCTTGTTGGCAAGGGAATTGGCCCGGATATGGTCACCATGATGGTATTGCTGGGTAAGGAAGAAGTACTCGCACGTATTGAAACCGCTGTATCTCTTATAAAATAA
- the mreD gene encoding rod shape-determining protein MreD, with the protein MIKLIPKYLLYFVVILLIQLLIVQNIQLSGYINPYFYVLFLLLLPFNTADWLLLIFGFILGFTMDIFTNTLGLHTSATVLMAFLRPYVLKMIAPRDGYGEGTLPVLKQYGLGWFLKYTLLLVLAHHFFLFLFEAFSFAYILDILLRVLISSVCSILLIVVSQYFIFRR; encoded by the coding sequence ATGATTAAATTGATTCCCAAATATTTATTGTATTTTGTTGTTATATTGCTGATACAACTACTGATTGTTCAAAATATTCAATTGAGTGGTTATATCAATCCCTATTTCTATGTGCTATTTCTTTTACTCCTGCCTTTCAATACAGCCGATTGGTTGCTTTTGATATTTGGGTTTATTTTGGGATTCACCATGGATATTTTTACCAATACCCTGGGATTGCATACTTCGGCAACTGTGTTGATGGCCTTTTTAAGACCTTATGTTTTAAAAATGATTGCTCCCCGTGACGGATATGGAGAAGGTACCCTTCCGGTTTTAAAGCAGTATGGATTAGGATGGTTTTTAAAGTACACCCTATTGCTGGTGCTGGCACATCATTTTTTCCTGTTCTTATTTGAAGCTTTTAGTTTTGCTTATATTCTTGATATTTTACTACGTGTTCTAATCAGTAGTGTTTGCAGTATATTGTTAATTGTTGTAAGTCAGTATTTTATCTTTAGGCGGTAA
- a CDS encoding rod shape-determining protein: MGLFSFLTQEIAIDLGTANTIITHNDKIVVDEPSIVAIDQTTGKLIAIGEEARQMHGKTHENIKTIRPLRDGVIADFNAAEQMIRGMIKMINNKQQLFTPSLRMVVCIPSGSTEVEVRAVRDSSEHAGGRDVYLIFEPMAAAIGIGLDVEAPEGSMVVDIGGGTTEIAVIALGGIVCNKSIRIAGDGFTADIQAYMRHQHNIKIGERTAEDIKINVGSALPEIANPPSDFVVRGPNLMTAMPIEIPISYQEIAHCLDKSISKIESAVLGVLEQTPPELYADIVTKGIFLSGGGALLRGLDKRLTDKINIPFHVAEDPLHAVARGTGVALKNIGRFNFLMR, from the coding sequence ATGGGATTGTTTTCTTTTTTAACTCAGGAAATTGCAATTGATTTAGGTACTGCTAATACGATTATCACACATAACGATAAAATTGTAGTAGATGAACCTTCAATAGTTGCTATAGATCAAACCACGGGAAAACTGATTGCTATTGGTGAAGAAGCACGTCAGATGCATGGCAAGACGCACGAAAATATAAAAACTATCCGCCCCTTGCGCGATGGGGTAATCGCCGATTTTAATGCTGCTGAGCAAATGATTCGGGGGATGATTAAGATGATTAACAACAAGCAGCAGTTGTTCACCCCTTCTTTAAGGATGGTTGTTTGTATTCCTTCCGGAAGTACTGAAGTAGAAGTGAGGGCTGTGCGGGATTCCTCTGAACATGCCGGCGGGCGTGATGTATACCTGATCTTTGAACCAATGGCTGCCGCTATTGGAATAGGCCTTGATGTGGAAGCCCCTGAGGGAAGCATGGTTGTTGATATTGGCGGTGGAACAACAGAAATAGCAGTTATTGCTCTGGGCGGTATAGTCTGCAACAAGAGTATCCGTATAGCCGGTGATGGTTTTACTGCCGACATCCAGGCCTATATGCGCCATCAGCACAATATTAAAATCGGGGAACGGACAGCAGAAGATATTAAGATCAATGTGGGCTCTGCTTTACCCGAAATTGCAAATCCACCCAGCGACTTTGTGGTCAGAGGCCCTAATCTGATGACGGCCATGCCTATTGAGATTCCAATTTCATATCAGGAAATAGCCCATTGCCTTGATAAATCTATTTCAAAAATAGAATCCGCTGTTTTGGGAGTACTTGAACAAACTCCCCCTGAATTATATGCAGATATCGTTACCAAGGGAATATTCCTTAGCGGTGGAGGGGCATTGCTCAGAGGGCTGGATAAAAGGCTTACCGATAAAATTAATATCCCTTTCCATGTGGCAGAAGATCCTTTGCATGCTGTTGCCCGGGGTACAGGTGTTGCACTGAAAAATATCGGTAGATTTAACTTCCTGATGAGGTAA